From Tripterygium wilfordii isolate XIE 37 chromosome 13, ASM1340144v1, whole genome shotgun sequence, the proteins below share one genomic window:
- the LOC120012633 gene encoding uncharacterized protein LOC120012633 gives MEVPESRKWMYNRVGPNRMGPSDEFFSGVEEFISYACGNNPRFVDTGTIRCPCVRCKCTRFQGLDDIRVHLYRKGFQPGYYYWTAHGEEMPEIPTMETVDVEADAVNYYWQDNNRDNFNPYEQMVMDAAGPSVGNEFLQGEDNNQYVVPEPPNPDAQAFFDMLSTAQAPLWDGCESHSELSAAMRLLSIKADYNMPQGCFDDVVHLMKETMPEDNRMPADFYQTKKSVSKLGLGYQRIDCCTNGCMIYYKDDANERQCKFCEADRYKPRRIGRRNYKDIPAKRMWYLPLIPRLQRLYSSTVTAKEMRWHYEHRSESNNMCHPSDGEAWKHFDRIYQDFASDPRNIRLGLCADGFTPFGQSGKKYSCWPVILTPYNLPPGMCMKREFMFLTIIIPGPQNPKSKIDVYLQPLIDELNQLWCEGVITYDVHMKENFVMRAALMWTINDFPAYGMLSGWMTQGKLACPYCMERSKAFTLKNGRKNSWFDCHRQFLDTTHPFRRNKDAFFKNRIERSEPPPRLSGEEVLARVWNFPKITDTGILSLPGYGQEHNWTKKSIFWDLPYWHNNQIRHNLDVMHIEKNVFDNVFNTCMDIKGKTKDNAKSRLDLPLYCKRRVLELVENDNGKSLKPKAQFCLNMEQKRAVCHWVSSLKLPDGYASNLGRCVDMREGKLFGMKSHDCHVFMERLLPIAFRALPEPIWAAITELSNFCRDICSTTLRDDQLIIMEANIPVILSKLERIFPPSFFDSMEHLLIHLPFEARMGGPVQYRWMYPFERFLHFLKKKVKNKSRVEGSICEAYIVEETSTFASYYFEPHVSSRRTRVPRNDDGGTFNPEFPTISIFNQPGRLAGEAGRRYLTDKEYDAATLYVFLNCDIVQPFINLFTGFVRASTPTLSDDKVDYEIEKGFASWFRQYVYDPQNMITDELIRDVSKGPLRRVQIWNTYYVNGYKFETDARSEGKSTTNSGVCIRGTDYGQSEYDYYGILKEIVQLDFLGLPKKKIVIFNCEWFDPTPNRGTRIHKQYGIVDVKRRGRYKKFDPFIIAQQAEQVYFAPYPEGIRDRQDWWVVIKTKARHTITAQLKQMDDAFQDDEVTVSQVRGDTDQIESLVDNEVEPDEVDSDSPMQMIEEEIDDDEEEEELEFDDSETEEELEDD, from the exons ATGGAGGTTCCTGAGTCTCGTAAATGGATGTACAACAGGGTCGGTCCTAATCGAATGGGACCTAGTGATGAGTTTTTTAGTGGTGTTGAAGAGTTCATTTCTTATGCGTGTGGAAATAATCCACGATTTGTGGACACAGGAACTATAAGGTGTCCATGCGTGAGGTGTAAATGCACAAGATTTCAGGGGTTGGATGATATAAGGGTGCACTTATACAGAAAAGGTTTTCAGCCTGGATATTATTACTGGACAGCTCATGGTGAAGAAATGCCTGAAATTCCCACTATGGAGACTGTCGATGTGGAAGCAGATGCTGTAAATTATTATTGGCAAGACAATAATCGGGAtaatttcaatccatacgaGCAGATGGTGATGGACGCTGCTGGACCTTCGGTTGGGAATGAGTTCTTACAAGGGGAAGATAACAACCAATATGTTGTGCCGGAACCTCCTAATCCCGATGCACAAgctttctttgatatgttgtctaCTGCACAAGCTCCACTATGGGACGGATGCGAGTCACACTCAGAGTTGTCAGCTGCGATGAGGTTATTAAGTATTAAAGCCGACTACAATATGCCCCAAGGTTGTTTCGATGACGTTGTTCATCTAATGAAAGAGACTATGCCAGAAGATAATAGGATGCCTGCagacttctatcaaaccaagaAGTCGGTGTCTAAACTCGGACTTGGGTATCAACGAATCGATTGTTGTACGAATGGttgtatgatatactataagGATGACGCAAATGAGAGGCAGTGCAAATTTTGCGAGGCAGACCGTTATAAACCTCGGAGAATTGGACGACGAAATTACAAGGATATTCCAGCTAAACGTATGTGGTACCTGCCTCTGATTCCCAGACTTCAGAGACTTTATAGTTCAACAGTTACAGCAAAGGAGATGAGATGGCATTATGAGCATCGAAGCGAATCCAACAACATGTGTCATCCATCagatggagaagcatggaaaCACTTTGACAGAATATATCAAGATTTTGCTTCAGACCCGCGAAATATAAGATTAGGTTTGTGTGCGGATGGATTCACTCCTTTTGGACAATCTGGTAAGAAATACTCATGTTGGCCtgtcattttgactccttataaTTTACCACCTGGGATGTGCATGAAAAGGGAGTTTATGTTCCTAACAATAATCATTCCGGGTCCTCAAAATCCGAAGAGCAAAATCGATGTTTATCTACAACCTCTAATAGATGAGCTCAATCAGTTATGGTGTGAAGGTGTGATAACCTACGATGTgcacatgaaagaaaattttgttatgagaGCTGCATTGATGTGGACTATCAATGACTTTCCTGCCTATGGTATGCTGTCTGGATGGATGACTCAGGGTAAATTAGCATGTCCTTACTGCATGGAGCGTTCAAAGGCGTTTACCTTGAAAAATGGTAGAAAAAATTCGtggtttgattgtcacagaCAATTTTTGGATACGACACATCCTTTTAGGCGGAACAAGGatgcatttttcaaaaatcgAATTGAGAGATCAGAACCTCCTCCACGTTTGTCTGGGGAAGAAGTATTGGCACGAGTTTGGAACTTTCCAAAGATCACTGATACAGGTATATTATCATTGCCCGGATATGGCCAAGAACATAATTGGACCAAGAAGAGCATCTTCTGGGATTTGCCTTACTGGCATAATAATCAAATACGACATAACCTGgatgtcatgcatattgagaagaacGTCTTTGATAACGTTTTCAATACGTGTATGGACATTAAGGGGAAAACAAAGGATAATGCTAAGTCGCGATTGGACCTTCCCCTTTACTGTAAACGCAGAGTTTTAGAGTTGGTGGAGAATGACAACGGTAAATCTCTCAAACCGAAAGCACAATTTTGTCTCAACATGGAGCAGAAAAGGGCTGTTTGTCATTGGGTCTCCAGTTTGAAGTTGCCAGACGGCTATGCCTCCAACCTCGGCAGATGCGTAGACATGAGAGAAGGAAAGCTGTTCGGGATGAAAAGTCATGACTGTCATGTTTTCATGGAGCGACTTCTTCCAATTGCATTTAGGGCATTGCCGGAGCCCATATGGGCTGCCATTACTGAGTTGAGTAACTTTTGTAGAGATATATGTTCAACTACATTGCGCGATGATCAATTGATCATCATGGAGGCGAATATTCCTGTGATCCTTTCTAAATTGGAGCGTATATTTCCCCCATCTTTCTTTGATTCTATGGAACATCTCCTGATACATCTACCATTCGAAGCAAGGATGGGTGGGCCTGTACAATACAGATGGATGTATCCTTTTGAAAG GTTCCTTCACTTCTTAAAGAAGAAGGTTAAAAATAAATCTCGTGTAGAAGGATCTATTTGTGAAGCATATATTGTCGAAGAGACATCAACATTTGCTTCGTATTATTTTGAACCACATGTGAGCTCTCGACGAACCAGAGTGCCTCGAAATGATGACGGTGGTACTTTCAACCCGGAATTCCCTACCATTTCGATCTTCAATCAACCTGGTCGTCTTGCTGGTGAGGCTGGTAGGCGTTACCTCACTGATAAAGAATATGATGCAGCAACATTATACGTGTTTCTGAATTGTGATATTGTCCAGCCTTTTATAAA CCTGTTTACAGGTTTCGTGCGAGCATCAACACCTACATTATCAGACGACAAAGTTGACTATGAAATTGAGAAAGGTTTCGCATCATGGTTCAGacagtat GTTTATGACCCACAAAACATGATTACCGATGAACTCATACGAGACGTGTCTAAAGGGCCATTGAGGAGGGTTCAGATATGGAATACGTATTATGTCAATGGATACAAATTTGAAACTGATGCCAGAAGTGAAGGCAAGTCAACTACCAACAGCGGTGTATGCATACGAGGAACCGATTATGGACAGTCAGAATATGACTACTACGGAATCCTGAAAGAGATTGTTCAATTGGATTTCCTAGGACtaccgaaaaaaaaaattgttatttttaattgtgAGTGGTTTGACCCAACTCCTAATCGAGGAACTCGAATCCATAAGCAGTATGGGATTGTCGATGTGAAACGTAGAGGGAGGTACAAAAAGtttgatccatttataattgcACAACAAGCGGAGCAAGTATACTTTGCTCCTTATCCAGAAGGGATACGTGATCGACAAGATTGGTGGGTCGTGATTAAGACGAAAGCGAGGCACACAATTACTGCACAATTGAAGCAAATGGATGACGCCTTTCAAGACGATGAAGTCACAGTTTCTCAAGTTAGAGGAGATACTGATCAAATAGAGTCTCTCGTCGACAATGAAGTTGAACCTGATGAAGTGGATTCTGATTCTCCAATGCAAATGATTGAGGAagagattgatgatgatgaagaagaagaagaattggaATTTGATGATTCTGAGACAGAGGAAGAACTGGAAGATGATTAA